The sequence CAACAGGTATGGTTAATGACCATCTAGTTGGTTGTCCTTACAAATAAAAATGTTATTTATCGTCGCGAAATAATTGTGTGAAAATTGGAAAATTCACTGGTCATTTATCAACTATTCAATATCATATGCGACCGAATTAAAACCTAGAAGACGATAGTGAAACAACAAAGCTACCAAATTTGTGATGCTCGTTATGATCCCTTGCTTAGGCAGTTTGTGCGTGAAGATGGCCACGTAGAAACTATCGCGCCGTTAGAAGGTAAGGTGTTCCTGTTCTTGCTAGAGAATGCTGGTGAATGCATTGAACGAGGCCTGATATTTGATAGGTGCTGGGGCAATGTGGTTGTTTCAGAGCAAGCACTCACTAATGTGATCTCCAAGATTCGCAAAACCTTATCTCGAGTCACGTGTGGTTGTGCGACGATTCGTACCGTCAGCAAAACGGGCTATTCGCTTGAGATAAATGAGTCGATAAAGCCTAGCAAAGCTGAAGTTGTATCTTCTTCAGTGACGACAGAGGCGCGTGAATCAAACTCTTCATCTGCCGCTCAAGAGGCGTTGGTAGCAACTGAAACCTCTGTCGATGCGAACAAGACAACGGCATTAGATTCAGAACTCAATATTTCATCGAATCAAGAACAGAGCTCAGCTGAGCTAGAGCCTTCAAATTCGAAAAGTAATACGCACCTCGTCAAAGCCGGTTATTTAGTGGCGTTGATTTGTGTATTCGTAACGGCGTTCAACCTTTTCCAAACCTATTATGCGCCAATGCCTTATTTTGTTGATGAGACAGAATATAGTGATAGTTACACAGACAATACTAACCGCTACTTTTTCCACATTGTTCACGATGATGCCTATTCATTGCCAGCGATTACCCAAAAGCTTACGGATGTGTTGCCGAGTCACTGCAACGTTGATGTCTTTGTCCGTATTTATCCATCTGTTGATCAGCCTGAAAATGATGCTTTGTATATGTTGGTTCAAAGGAAGGATGG is a genomic window of Vibrio sp. ED004 containing:
- a CDS encoding winged helix-turn-helix domain-containing protein — translated: MKQQSYQICDARYDPLLRQFVREDGHVETIAPLEGKVFLFLLENAGECIERGLIFDRCWGNVVVSEQALTNVISKIRKTLSRVTCGCATIRTVSKTGYSLEINESIKPSKAEVVSSSVTTEARESNSSSAAQEALVATETSVDANKTTALDSELNISSNQEQSSAELEPSNSKSNTHLVKAGYLVALICVFVTAFNLFQTYYAPMPYFVDETEYSDSYTDNTNRYFFHIVHDDAYSLPAITQKLTDVLPSHCNVDVFVRIYPSVDQPENDALYMLVQRKDGEALNYGATIFNVETSFDSFAAHMEKRSYFCD